The Metabacillus schmidteae genome has a segment encoding these proteins:
- a CDS encoding glycoside hydrolase family 43 protein, translating into MLKKNDIRIRDPFILPDSKTKTYYLYGTTDENVWKGKGTGFNVYKSKDLENWEGPYSAFRPAESFWADHHFWAPEVHLYNEKYYMFASFKAENQCRGTQVLIADQPQGPFTPLTDEPITPRNWECLDGTLYVDDTEQPWLIFCHEWLQVQDGEICVIKLSKDLRTAISDPVLLFKASEAKWTVPAHDQNYVTDGPFLYQTKKGELLMLWSSGGKNGYAIGVSYSQTGNITGPWIHHEQELFQKDGGHGMLFHTFDGQLMLTIHSPNQTPNERPEFFQMKEDINGLIKKEANNHTGKY; encoded by the coding sequence ATGCTGAAAAAAAATGATATTCGTATACGTGATCCATTTATTCTCCCTGATTCCAAGACAAAAACGTATTATTTATACGGAACAACAGATGAAAATGTGTGGAAAGGGAAGGGAACTGGCTTTAACGTATATAAAAGTAAAGATTTAGAAAACTGGGAAGGACCTTACTCTGCTTTTAGACCTGCTGAAAGCTTTTGGGCAGATCATCATTTTTGGGCACCAGAGGTTCATCTATATAATGAAAAATATTATATGTTTGCGTCATTTAAGGCTGAAAATCAATGTCGTGGAACTCAGGTTCTTATTGCTGATCAACCGCAAGGACCATTCACTCCATTAACGGATGAGCCCATTACTCCCAGAAATTGGGAATGTCTTGACGGAACGTTATATGTTGATGATACCGAACAGCCGTGGTTAATCTTTTGTCATGAATGGCTGCAAGTACAAGATGGGGAAATTTGTGTAATCAAGCTTTCCAAGGATTTAAGAACAGCCATTAGTGACCCTGTCCTATTGTTCAAAGCAAGTGAAGCAAAGTGGACTGTACCGGCTCATGACCAAAATTATGTTACAGATGGTCCTTTTTTGTATCAAACAAAAAAGGGAGAATTACTGATGTTATGGTCCAGCGGAGGAAAAAATGGCTATGCCATAGGAGTATCATACTCGCAAACAGGAAATATAACAGGGCCTTGGATTCATCATGAACAAGAATTATTTCAAAAAGATGGTGGACATGGGATGTTATTTCACACCTTTGACGGACAGCTCATGTTAACGATTCATTCACCAAATCAAACACCAAACGAGCGTCCTGAATTTTTTCAAATGAAAGAAGACATCAATGGACTTATCAAAAAAGAGGCAAATAATCATACAGGAAAATATTGA
- the uxaC gene encoding glucuronate isomerase codes for MGENFLLSNDVAVELYHQYAKNLPIIDYHCHLSPQEIYEDKKFANITEAWLYGDHYKWRAMRANGIDEDYITGNASDYDKFLAWSKTIPMTIGNPLYNWTHLELQRFFGIFEILNEKTAPMIWEKVNELLNQKEFSVRELIKKSGVEVICTTDDPTDSLEFHQKLKAADDFDVQVLPSFRPDKGLEINRDTYCGWVSKLSEVSGKEITSYDQFLSALEERVEFFHSLGGRVSDHAIDTAMFMNADKEEVDAVFQKALAGEKVTLEEEMKYKSYTLVFLGKKYASLGWAMQLHINALRNNNTRMVEILGPDTGFDCMNDDLIAKPLVQLLDALDKEDALPKTILYSLNPRDNQVLASIIGSFQGGGIKGKIQFGTAWWFNDHKEGMLDQMKALANVGIFSQFIGMLTDSRSFLSYTRHEYFRRLVCMLIGEWVESGEVPHDQELLSQIVQGISYHNAKEYFQFEELMVRG; via the coding sequence ATGGGAGAGAATTTTTTATTATCAAATGATGTAGCGGTAGAATTATATCATCAATATGCAAAAAACTTACCAATCATTGATTACCATTGTCACCTTAGTCCACAGGAAATTTATGAAGATAAAAAGTTTGCTAACATCACTGAAGCATGGCTATATGGAGACCATTATAAGTGGAGAGCGATGAGAGCGAATGGAATCGATGAGGATTATATTACAGGTAATGCGAGTGATTATGATAAGTTTCTAGCTTGGTCAAAAACAATACCAATGACAATAGGAAACCCGCTTTACAACTGGACACATTTAGAACTTCAACGATTCTTTGGTATATTTGAAATATTAAATGAAAAAACAGCTCCAATGATATGGGAAAAAGTAAATGAATTATTAAATCAAAAAGAGTTCTCTGTTAGAGAGTTAATTAAAAAGTCTGGAGTTGAAGTCATCTGTACAACAGACGATCCAACCGACTCACTAGAATTTCATCAAAAGCTAAAAGCTGCCGATGACTTTGATGTTCAGGTGTTACCAAGCTTCCGACCTGACAAAGGGTTAGAAATTAATCGTGATACCTATTGTGGATGGGTTAGTAAGCTATCTGAAGTATCAGGCAAAGAGATTACAAGTTATGATCAGTTTTTATCAGCACTTGAAGAAAGAGTCGAGTTCTTCCATTCCCTTGGTGGAAGAGTATCAGATCATGCAATTGACACTGCTATGTTTATGAATGCTGACAAAGAGGAAGTCGATGCCGTCTTCCAAAAGGCACTGGCAGGTGAAAAAGTAACATTAGAAGAAGAAATGAAATATAAATCTTATACACTTGTTTTCTTAGGGAAAAAATATGCAAGCTTAGGATGGGCGATGCAATTACATATTAACGCCCTACGAAATAATAATACGAGAATGGTTGAAATATTAGGTCCTGATACAGGGTTTGACTGCATGAATGACGATCTTATCGCAAAACCGTTGGTTCAGCTGCTTGATGCACTGGATAAGGAAGATGCACTTCCAAAAACCATTCTTTATTCATTGAATCCTAGAGATAACCAGGTGCTTGCTAGTATTATCGGAAGCTTCCAAGGCGGTGGGATTAAAGGGAAAATCCAATTTGGTACAGCATGGTGGTTTAATGATCATAAAGAAGGAATGCTGGATCAAATGAAGGCACTTGCAAATGTAGGGATCTTCAGTCAGTTTATTGGAATGTTAACAGATTCAAGAAGCTTTTTATCTTATACAAGACATGAATATTTTAGAAGACTTGTTTGTATGTTAATTGGAGAATGGGTGGAAAGTGGAGAAGTACCGCATGATCAGGAATTACTCAGTCAAATTGTTCAAGGAATTTCCTATCATAACGCGAAAGAATATTTTCAGTTTGAGGAACTGATGGTACGAGGGTAA
- a CDS encoding LacI family DNA-binding transcriptional regulator, whose amino-acid sequence MGVTIKDIAKIANVSHTTVSRALNNSPLIKEKTKQKIIQIANQLNYSPDVHARSLVLQKSYTIGLFFTSISNGTSSSFLSETIKGVNTVIDENYNLYIKGIQDMKDYSMITRKRFDGIILMSQSDIDNAFIYHVMEKEIPLVVLNRQIEERSVVNVLSNDQEGVYEAVQLFIKHGHRHIAIIEGTPHFKSAQERKEGFLKALMECQLPILPEYMVKGNYNMESGYEGMKTLLALDNCPTAVFCSNDDMAIGAMKAINEAGLAIPADISIIGFDDIGFSEYTSPALTTVKRPIEEISIAGAEKLLQVLDAGNDEEGPVFLTTNVVSRHSVADVKSNS is encoded by the coding sequence GTGGGAGTTACAATCAAGGATATTGCAAAAATCGCAAATGTCTCACACACAACCGTGTCACGCGCACTTAATAATAGTCCGCTAATTAAGGAAAAAACAAAACAGAAAATCATTCAAATTGCCAATCAATTAAATTACTCACCCGATGTGCATGCAAGAAGCTTGGTTTTACAAAAATCATATACAATTGGATTGTTTTTCACAAGTATATCGAATGGGACATCTTCCAGTTTTTTGTCTGAAACAATTAAAGGTGTGAATACTGTCATTGATGAAAACTATAATTTATATATAAAGGGAATCCAGGATATGAAGGATTATTCCATGATTACCCGTAAAAGATTTGATGGCATTATCTTAATGAGCCAAAGCGATATTGACAATGCCTTTATCTATCATGTGATGGAAAAAGAAATACCGCTAGTGGTTTTAAATAGACAAATCGAAGAGCGCTCTGTAGTAAATGTGCTATCAAATGACCAAGAAGGTGTGTATGAGGCAGTTCAGTTATTCATTAAGCATGGACATCGTCATATTGCGATCATTGAGGGTACTCCCCATTTTAAGTCTGCGCAAGAACGAAAGGAAGGCTTTTTAAAGGCATTAATGGAATGTCAGCTACCGATTCTCCCTGAGTATATGGTAAAGGGTAATTATAATATGGAAAGTGGCTATGAAGGGATGAAAACATTATTAGCTCTCGACAATTGCCCTACTGCTGTTTTTTGTTCTAATGACGATATGGCAATTGGTGCGATGAAAGCGATAAATGAAGCAGGGCTTGCTATTCCAGCTGATATTTCAATTATAGGGTTTGATGATATTGGATTCTCAGAGTATACCTCTCCAGCGCTTACGACGGTGAAAAGACCAATTGAGGAAATTAGTATCGCAGGGGCTGAAAAGTTGTTACAAGTATTGGATGCAGGTAACGATGAGGAAGGACCAGTTTTTCTTACAACAAATGTTGTAAGTCGGCATTCAGTTGCCGATGTAAAGTCGAATAGTTGA